A stretch of Cytophagales bacterium DNA encodes these proteins:
- a CDS encoding tetratricopeptide repeat protein, producing the protein MTGRNFLFRVALLLPVLVSFQSYAQQWMVPVDSANKSILTNPHIQFEATEAIDDMYNFNFERAKNGFNALKKQYGWHPLPYFLQGMNNWWQIIPHIPNETYDEAFYAEMDTALILSKRLYEEVNEVEGAFFLAITHAFRGRLLSERGQYAKSAVAGRNTLKYLGEVRGKTDYSPEILFADALFNYYAVWIRENYPLLRPLMALFPKGDKGLGIAQLKEVANNAFYSRTEAQYYLMRLLALEENDMIGGVRMASYLHESYPNNAYFHRFYARLLYQTGKYRQASEESKLILARVDSAYQGYESNSARYASFYLGHINELQYKYEEAIGYFNQAIAHSEKIGATDKGYYFYSFLHLGRIEEKNGNEDKAREYYKKVRKVSKRSHGANKQAKAALKRLRS; encoded by the coding sequence TAGTGCCAATAAGAGTATTCTCACCAATCCTCACATCCAGTTTGAAGCGACGGAGGCCATTGATGACATGTACAACTTCAACTTTGAACGTGCAAAGAACGGCTTCAATGCGCTGAAGAAACAATATGGCTGGCACCCATTGCCTTATTTTCTGCAGGGCATGAATAACTGGTGGCAAATCATTCCGCATATTCCTAACGAAACGTATGACGAAGCCTTCTATGCCGAAATGGACACGGCACTTATCCTATCCAAGCGATTGTACGAAGAGGTCAATGAAGTAGAAGGTGCTTTTTTCCTGGCGATCACGCATGCTTTTAGAGGTAGGCTGCTTTCTGAGCGGGGACAATATGCCAAATCTGCCGTTGCGGGTCGTAATACGCTGAAATACCTTGGTGAAGTACGAGGTAAGACGGATTACAGCCCGGAGATCCTTTTTGCAGATGCCCTTTTCAATTATTACGCCGTATGGATCCGTGAAAATTACCCGTTGCTCCGGCCACTTATGGCCCTGTTTCCAAAAGGAGACAAAGGTTTGGGCATTGCCCAATTGAAGGAGGTGGCGAATAATGCTTTTTACAGCCGTACGGAAGCACAGTATTATCTCATGCGGCTATTGGCGCTTGAAGAAAATGACATGATCGGAGGTGTAAGGATGGCGAGCTACCTTCATGAGTCTTACCCAAACAATGCCTATTTCCATCGGTTTTATGCACGTCTCTTGTACCAAACAGGAAAGTACCGCCAGGCCTCAGAAGAATCCAAACTTATCCTCGCCCGCGTTGATAGTGCTTATCAAGGGTACGAATCCAACTCTGCACGATATGCGAGTTTCTATCTCGGACACATCAACGAATTGCAATACAAGTACGAGGAGGCCATCGGTTATTTCAATCAGGCCATTGCACATTCCGAAAAAATCGGAGCGACCGATAAAGGCTATTACTTCTATTCCTTTTTGCACCTGGGCCGCATCGAAGAAAAGAACGGAAACGAGGACAAAGCCCGTGAGTACTACAAAAAAGTGAGAAAAGTCTCCAAACGCAGCCACGGGGCCAACAAACAAGCCAAAGCGGCATTGAAGCGGCTGAGATCTTAG
- a CDS encoding glycosyltransferase family 4 protein, with product MKEKGWQVDTHSFLSMNGWKIIYKGSAISRLVSILGGFFRRIAHLLKVPSSDIIFIHRELTPAGPPIFEWIIAKILRKKIIYDFDDAIWLPDPNETNPLIRLVKWKSKVKKICQWSWKVSAGNEYLADFARKFSDQVEVIPTVVDTNYHLPANEEHPDITIGWTGSHSTLQYLIPLVPTLDELCKKQKVKFAVIANKNPELPITGFEFITWTQSSEVSDLQKFDIGIMPLTDDIWSKGKCGFKAIQYGASGIPALVSPVGVNTEVVKDGLTGFLCTKTEDWKTRLEELILDESKRQKMGSAGRKHIEANYSINAIREKFLSLFEI from the coding sequence ATGAAAGAAAAGGGGTGGCAGGTTGATACACACTCTTTTCTTTCGATGAATGGGTGGAAAATAATCTATAAAGGAAGCGCGATCAGTCGACTCGTCAGCATATTGGGAGGTTTTTTCAGAAGAATTGCTCACCTCCTCAAAGTTCCTTCTTCCGACATCATTTTCATCCATAGAGAGCTGACTCCTGCGGGACCTCCCATATTCGAATGGATCATTGCCAAAATCCTGCGTAAGAAAATCATTTACGATTTTGATGATGCCATTTGGTTACCAGATCCCAATGAGACAAACCCACTGATCCGGTTGGTCAAGTGGAAATCTAAAGTCAAAAAAATTTGCCAGTGGAGTTGGAAAGTATCTGCTGGCAATGAATACCTTGCTGATTTTGCTAGAAAGTTTTCCGATCAGGTCGAAGTGATACCCACAGTTGTGGACACAAATTATCACCTTCCAGCCAATGAAGAACATCCGGATATTACCATTGGCTGGACGGGCTCACATTCCACATTGCAGTACCTCATTCCTCTAGTTCCCACACTGGATGAATTGTGTAAAAAGCAGAAAGTGAAATTTGCCGTGATCGCCAATAAAAATCCGGAACTACCGATCACGGGTTTTGAATTCATTACCTGGACTCAATCCAGCGAAGTTTCAGACCTTCAAAAATTTGACATAGGCATCATGCCATTGACAGATGATATTTGGTCAAAAGGAAAATGTGGTTTTAAAGCCATTCAGTATGGAGCATCTGGTATCCCTGCGTTAGTATCACCCGTAGGTGTCAACACTGAAGTCGTGAAGGATGGGTTGACCGGATTTCTTTGTACCAAAACAGAAGACTGGAAAACTCGCCTGGAAGAATTGATCCTTGACGAAAGCAAGCGGCAAAAGATGGGTTCCGCCGGAAGAAAGCATATTGAAGCGAATTATTCTATAAATGCCATCCGGGAAAAGTTTTTAAGCTTATTTGAAATCTAA